The following are encoded together in the Candidatus Methylomirabilis oxygeniifera genome:
- the sufB gene encoding transport protein associated with Fe-S cluster assembly (Evidence 2a : Function of homologous gene experimentally demonstrated in an other organism; PubMedId : 10322040, 12941942; Product type t : transporter): protein MQVDAMNSRSKAIEALTNQEYKYGFVTEIEEEAVPHGLNEEIVRLISAKKHEPDWMLQWRLKAYRHWAKLEKSEAEPKWANVKYPPIDYQGIRYYAAPKQKTEGPKSLDEVDPKLLETFEKLGIPLAERKRLSGIAVDAVFDSVSVATTFKGKLGELGIIFCSFSEAVQNHPDLIRKYLGSVVPYTDNFFATLNSAVFSDGSFCYIPKGVRCPMELSTYFRINAAETGQFERTLIIADEGAYVSYLEGCTAPMRDENQLHAAVVELIAHDDAQIKYSTVQNWYPGDKEGKGGIYNFVTKRGKCLGRRAKISWTQVETGSAITWKYPSCILQGDDSTGEFYSVALTNHYQQADTGTKMIHLGKHTRSTIISKGISAGHGQNSYRGLVKIMKGATGARNYSQCDSLLLGDQCGAHTFPYLEVNNDSSQLEHEASTSKIGEDQLFYCKQRGISAEDAVNLIVNGFCKTVLRELPMEFAVEAQKLLGVSLEGSVG from the coding sequence ATGCAGGTGGATGCTATGAACAGTCGTTCAAAAGCGATCGAGGCCCTGACCAACCAGGAGTACAAGTACGGGTTTGTGACGGAGATCGAGGAGGAGGCTGTCCCTCACGGACTGAACGAGGAGATTGTTCGTCTCATCTCTGCCAAGAAACATGAGCCCGACTGGATGCTTCAGTGGCGCCTGAAGGCCTATCGGCATTGGGCGAAGCTGGAAAAGTCAGAGGCGGAGCCGAAGTGGGCCAACGTCAAGTATCCTCCCATTGACTACCAGGGCATCCGGTACTATGCGGCGCCCAAGCAGAAGACGGAGGGGCCCAAGAGCCTCGATGAGGTCGATCCGAAGCTCCTGGAGACGTTCGAGAAGCTGGGCATCCCCCTGGCGGAGCGGAAGCGGCTCAGCGGCATCGCGGTCGATGCGGTCTTCGACAGTGTCTCGGTTGCTACGACGTTCAAGGGGAAGCTCGGCGAACTCGGGATTATTTTCTGCTCTTTTTCCGAGGCGGTGCAGAACCATCCGGACCTGATCAGAAAGTACCTTGGGTCGGTGGTGCCCTACACCGATAACTTCTTCGCCACGCTGAACTCCGCCGTCTTCAGCGACGGGTCGTTCTGCTATATCCCGAAAGGTGTACGCTGCCCGATGGAGCTTTCGACCTACTTTCGCATCAATGCCGCCGAGACGGGTCAGTTCGAACGGACACTGATCATTGCGGATGAGGGCGCCTATGTCAGCTACCTGGAGGGCTGCACCGCCCCGATGCGGGACGAGAACCAGTTGCACGCGGCGGTGGTGGAGTTGATCGCCCACGACGACGCCCAGATCAAGTACTCAACGGTCCAGAACTGGTATCCGGGCGACAAGGAAGGGAAGGGCGGCATCTACAACTTTGTCACCAAGCGGGGCAAGTGCCTTGGCAGGCGCGCCAAGATTTCGTGGACGCAGGTGGAGACCGGATCGGCGATCACCTGGAAGTACCCGAGTTGCATCCTGCAGGGCGACGATTCGACCGGGGAGTTCTACTCGGTTGCGCTGACCAACCACTACCAGCAGGCGGACACCGGCACCAAGATGATTCACCTTGGGAAGCACACCCGGAGCACTATCATCTCGAAGGGAATCTCCGCCGGCCACGGGCAGAACAGCTATCGGGGACTGGTCAAGATCATGAAGGGGGCGACCGGCGCCAGGAACTACTCGCAGTGCGACTCCTTGCTGCTCGGCGATCAGTGCGGCGCGCATACGTTCCCGTACCTGGAAGTGAACAACGACTCCTCGCAACTCGAACACGAGGCCTCTACCTCAAAGATCGGCGAGGACCAACTCTTCTATTGCAAGCAACGCGGTATCTCGGCTGAGGATGCCGTCAATCTGATCGTCAACGGCTTCTGTAAGACGGTGTTACGCGAACTGCCGATGGAGTTCGCTGTGGAGGCTCAGAAGCTGCTGGGTGTGAGTCTCGAGGGGAGCGTCGGGTAA
- a CDS encoding protein of unknown function (Evidence 5 : No homology to any previously reported sequences) produces MRHGSITGSETCVRQGLLPATFYTSAISLFFPPLFRVAPYRITITGAVRSVSADALAMLILAARAPATS; encoded by the coding sequence ATGCGACATGGTTCCATCACCGGTTCTGAGACTTGCGTCCGGCAGGGCCTCTTACCCGCAACGTTTTATACTAGCGCCATCAGCCTCTTTTTTCCACCCCTTTTCCGCGTGGCGCCCTACCGCATCACCATTACAGGCGCCGTACGGAGCGTATCGGCTGACGCATTGGCAATGCTGATCCTGGCGGCCAGAGCACCCGCTACCTCATGA
- the mrp gene encoding Protein mrp homolog gives MVTERAVLEALAKIPDPDLHRDIVSLGFIRDVQIDGGKVRFAIELTTPACPVRKQMEEGARQVVAALPGVEQVEVTMTSRVTTSREPQPSYLSGVLNTVAVASGKGGVGKSTVAANLAVALMRTGARVGLMDADVYGPCIPKLMGGGGALEQTEAGRMIPPLMHGVKIMSMGFFLPKNEAVVWRGPMLHKMVQEFLGHVEWGELDYLVIDLPPGTGDIQLSLCQTIPLTGAVIVSTPQDVALEVASKAILMFNKLKTPILGIVENMSYYACSQCGHREDIFGHGGAKAASEKAEIPFLGEIPLDSYIRRSSDEGRPVAMESADTSVARAFHEVAGALAARISIANASADTLRTAPVMVMR, from the coding sequence ATGGTTACAGAACGAGCGGTGCTTGAGGCGCTTGCTAAAATCCCGGATCCGGATCTCCATCGCGATATTGTCTCGCTTGGTTTCATCAGGGACGTGCAGATCGACGGCGGCAAGGTGAGATTTGCCATCGAGCTGACGACCCCCGCTTGCCCGGTCAGGAAGCAGATGGAGGAGGGCGCCCGACAAGTCGTCGCTGCTCTGCCAGGTGTGGAGCAGGTAGAGGTCACCATGACATCCCGTGTCACCACCTCCCGCGAGCCTCAACCGTCGTACCTGTCCGGGGTACTTAACACGGTGGCTGTCGCGAGCGGCAAAGGAGGGGTCGGCAAATCGACGGTGGCGGCAAATCTGGCCGTCGCCTTAATGCGGACGGGCGCCAGGGTCGGACTGATGGATGCGGACGTCTACGGCCCGTGCATTCCCAAGCTGATGGGTGGGGGTGGCGCGTTGGAGCAGACGGAAGCGGGGAGGATGATTCCACCCCTGATGCATGGTGTGAAGATCATGTCCATGGGGTTCTTCCTGCCAAAGAATGAGGCGGTGGTCTGGCGGGGTCCGATGTTGCACAAGATGGTCCAGGAATTCCTAGGCCATGTCGAATGGGGAGAGTTGGACTATCTGGTGATCGACCTGCCGCCGGGAACGGGCGATATCCAACTGAGCCTGTGTCAAACGATTCCACTCACCGGTGCCGTCATCGTCTCGACTCCCCAGGATGTGGCGCTGGAGGTGGCCTCCAAGGCCATCTTGATGTTCAACAAGCTCAAGACGCCGATCCTGGGGATCGTCGAGAATATGAGTTACTACGCCTGCTCGCAGTGCGGCCACCGCGAGGATATCTTCGGGCATGGTGGGGCGAAGGCGGCAAGCGAGAAGGCGGAGATCCCGTTCCTGGGTGAAATTCCGCTCGATTCGTACATCCGCCGGAGCAGTGACGAGGGACGGCCCGTGGCTATGGAGTCGGCCGACACGTCTGTTGCGCGGGCGTTTCATGAGGTAGCGGGTGCTCTGGCCGCCAGGATCAGCATTGCCAATGCGTCAGCCGATACGCTCCGTACGGCGCCTGTAATGGTGATGCGGTAG
- a CDS encoding protein of unknown function (Evidence 5 : No homology to any previously reported sequences): protein MEEQSAREGQMVSIIEYSTEKKARNSYPHKIISPPIPSRCCQARMNRVGSIQAEGDNKFYYKRCSRCGFTVREFVSTTDIDHVPSLGVSASDRTERWIDQIQREVQSDIAA, encoded by the coding sequence ATGGAGGAACAATCGGCCCGGGAGGGTCAGATGGTCAGCATTATCGAGTACTCCACAGAGAAGAAGGCCAGGAACAGCTATCCTCATAAGATCATTTCTCCTCCTATTCCGAGCCGGTGTTGTCAGGCCCGTATGAATCGGGTCGGGTCGATACAGGCGGAGGGTGACAACAAATTTTATTATAAGCGCTGTTCGCGCTGCGGCTTCACGGTCCGAGAGTTCGTATCGACGACCGATATTGATCACGTGCCGAGCTTGGGAGTGTCGGCCAGCGATCGTACGGAACGCTGGATCGATCAAATCCAGCGAGAGGTGCAGAGCGATATAGCCGCTTAA
- a CDS encoding protein of unknown function (Evidence 5 : No homology to any previously reported sequences), whose translation MHVMLCSNNEDLVDAASRAFSEDGYRLTVCECGLQTLAVAEVVDADLLIVDLETPGLDCLLMLAAIKELAPSLPIVAVSTRPQIDARAVSHKGISYVTLPSDSAGATEALLAGLAQTERTRFTTGSTSTSS comes from the coding sequence ATGCATGTCATGCTGTGTTCAAATAATGAGGATCTGGTGGACGCGGCGTCCAGAGCGTTCAGCGAAGACGGGTACCGTCTGACAGTCTGTGAGTGCGGACTGCAAACGCTGGCGGTGGCCGAGGTTGTTGACGCCGATCTCCTGATCGTGGATCTGGAGACGCCGGGGCTTGATTGTCTCCTGATGCTCGCGGCCATCAAGGAACTGGCCCCGTCGCTGCCGATTGTCGCGGTGTCGACAAGACCTCAGATAGATGCGCGGGCCGTCTCCCACAAGGGGATATCGTACGTGACGCTTCCCTCCGATTCCGCTGGAGCGACGGAGGCGCTTTTGGCCGGATTGGCGCAGACCGAACGGACGAGGTTTACAACCGGTTCAACGTCAACATCGTCATGA
- a CDS encoding protein of unknown function (Evidence 5 : No homology to any previously reported sequences), with protein sequence MSWGPFERAGVFPGGEEFFRGGALVIPSYGTPFLSFGVCDLSNDGRGIDRKRSLPISGKLS encoded by the coding sequence TTGTCATGGGGACCCTTCGAAAGAGCAGGAGTTTTTCCGGGGGGGGAGGAGTTTTTCCGGGGGGGCGCACTCGTCATCCCCAGCTACGGTACCCCTTTCCTCAGCTTTGGGGTGTGCGACCTCTCCAATGATGGGCGCGGTATCGACCGCAAGCGGTCCTTACCAATCTCCGGGAAGCTGTCCTGA
- a CDS encoding protein of unknown function (Evidence 5 : No homology to any previously reported sequences), with amino-acid sequence MVTAPVVEFQILLRELFQFDCAGLDFGISCSVSNVSLHGFRDHHCPESLARGSLRRSIATEAIS; translated from the coding sequence ATGGTGACTGCCCCGGTGGTGGAGTTTCAAATACTCCTGCGGGAGCTGTTCCAGTTCGACTGCGCTGGCCTGGACTTCGGCATCTCGTGTAGCGTATCCAACGTTTCTTTACATGGATTTCGAGACCATCATTGCCCAGAGAGTCTCGCCCGTGGGTCATTGCGAAGGAGCATCGCGACTGAAGCAATCTCATAG
- a CDS encoding protein of unknown function (Evidence 5 : No homology to any previously reported sequences), with protein sequence MSDESLPGAVFLDLLPNQPKNDETRKAFQAILRHRFEAQIVQSAERVWDLPPIILQKPQNEYLQLLLEARELCLDGYFYSCVAMCGIIGERIVKDAFRAILLIRNGGIAKPPPDLALDQLEHVEVGGIVHFLREAAVLCVEAAKAADSLGKLRNRYAHARGKKPKKDALDAIKHLHTIVSDTVSVFRDFEIKSGVLVRKPTSPRMPDDA encoded by the coding sequence ATGAGTGATGAGAGCCTGCCCGGTGCCGTGTTCTTAGACCTACTCCCGAATCAGCCGAAGAATGATGAGACCCGCAAGGCTTTCCAAGCGATCCTCAGACACCGCTTCGAAGCGCAGATTGTACAGTCCGCAGAAAGGGTCTGGGACCTTCCGCCCATCATCCTTCAGAAGCCGCAAAATGAGTACCTGCAGCTGCTACTCGAGGCACGGGAGCTCTGCTTGGACGGCTATTTCTACTCATGCGTGGCGATGTGCGGGATTATTGGTGAACGGATAGTTAAAGACGCGTTTCGCGCTATATTGCTAATTCGGAATGGAGGAATCGCGAAGCCTCCTCCTGATCTAGCCCTCGATCAATTGGAGCACGTCGAGGTCGGAGGCATCGTGCACTTCCTAAGGGAGGCCGCTGTGTTGTGCGTGGAGGCGGCAAAAGCGGCTGATAGTCTCGGGAAGCTTCGGAATCGATATGCGCACGCCCGCGGTAAGAAGCCGAAGAAAGATGCTCTCGACGCCATCAAGCATCTCCACACCATTGTTAGCGATACTGTCTCTGTGTTCAGGGACTTCGAGATCAAGAGCGGGGTTCTTGTGCGCAAGCCAACGTCGCCGCGTATGCCAGATGATGCATGA
- a CDS encoding protein of unknown function (Evidence 5 : No homology to any previously reported sequences) — protein MALRLVEDLGVAFDRAEIPETQRPLDDLEEAPSPWPWMGQPSPSVTPAPCQCNTLH, from the coding sequence ATGGCGCTACGCCTGGTTGAGGATCTGGGTGTCGCTTTTGATCGCGCTGAGATTCCTGAGACCCAAAGGCCCCTGGACGATCTGGAGGAGGCGCCATCTCCCTGGCCGTGGATGGGCCAACCTTCACCCTCGGTCACTCCCGCACCCTGCCAATGCAATACCCTGCACTGA
- a CDS encoding conserved protein of unknown function (Evidence 4 : Homologs of previously reported genes of unknown function), whose protein sequence is MKKAKTKHLEVDQADMLPEYDFSGKKGVRGRYYRAYRQGHVVKIYQADGTVSIRYFTLEDGAVMLEPDVRRYFPNSDAVNVALRSLIALIPAKSAKRKATPQSSHKASLRL, encoded by the coding sequence ATGAAGAAGGCGAAGACTAAACACCTCGAAGTGGACCAGGCTGATATGCTTCCCGAATACGATTTCAGCGGCAAGAAAGGTGTGCGTGGCAGGTATTATCGCGCTTACCGGCAAGGCCATGTGGTCAAGATTTATCAAGCTGATGGAACTGTAAGCATTCGATATTTCACGCTGGAAGATGGCGCGGTGATGCTGGAGCCGGATGTGCGGCGGTATTTTCCTAACTCGGACGCTGTCAACGTCGCCTTACGCTCTTTAATCGCATTGATACCCGCCAAGTCTGCCAAGCGTAAAGCAACGCCCCAGTCATCGCATAAGGCGAGCCTCAGACTATAA
- a CDS encoding protein of unknown function (Evidence 5 : No homology to any previously reported sequences), translated as MCVAGIIALTGKAMWSRFIKLMEL; from the coding sequence GTGTGCGTGGCAGGTATTATCGCGCTTACCGGCAAGGCCATGTGGTCAAGATTTATCAAGCTGATGGAACTGTAA
- a CDS encoding conserved protein of unknown function (Evidence 4 : Homologs of previously reported genes of unknown function) — MELLFEWGENKARENLRKHKVSFEEAKTVFNDPLLITFPDEEHSASEERYLSIGTSAINKILLVIHTEREATEGTMIIRIISCRKATASERRTYEEGED; from the coding sequence ATGGAACTTCTTTTTGAATGGGGCGAAAACAAGGCCAGAGAGAACCTCAGAAAACACAAAGTCAGTTTTGAGGAGGCCAAAACCGTTTTCAATGACCCACTCCTGATTACCTTCCCCGATGAAGAGCATTCGGCAAGCGAAGAGCGATATCTCAGCATCGGCACTTCTGCCATCAATAAAATCTTGCTTGTCATTCATACAGAACGCGAAGCGACTGAAGGAACCATGATTATCCGCATTATCAGTTGCCGTAAAGCGACGGCTTCGGAGCGAAGAACCTATGAAGAAGGCGAAGACTAA
- a CDS encoding protein of unknown function (Evidence 5 : No homology to any previously reported sequences) produces the protein MNRSLVIGEWRRAAEALGAAQPCRRDGFYADAVSRAYYAILHAAKAALQLQDKAITNFKATLSPADSDGCSGQPSTRA, from the coding sequence ATGAACAGAAGCCTTGTCATCGGTGAGTGGAGGCGAGCGGCTGAAGCCCTTGGCGCGGCCCAACCGTGCCGCCGAGACGGCTTCTATGCCGATGCTGTATCCCGCGCGTATTATGCCATCCTGCATGCGGCCAAGGCTGCCCTCCAGCTCCAGGACAAGGCCATCACCAACTTCAAGGCCACGCTGTCGCCCGCCGATTCCGACGGATGCAGCGGACAGCCGTCCACGCGAGCTTGA
- a CDS encoding protein of unknown function (Evidence 5 : No homology to any previously reported sequences), with amino-acid sequence MAERLPEGLGRTVSGPVDDILIFGSKARGDAGPDSDLDVLIILREGDRNRKRAVRHIGHSLAILSEVVPSIMVYTREEWALRRHGGSPFYGAVVRDGVRVA; translated from the coding sequence ATGGCTGAACGCCTACCGGAAGGCCTTGGTCGAACAGTTTCCGGGCCTGTTGACGACATCCTCATTTTTGGCTCGAAAGCGCGGGGAGATGCCGGACCGGACAGCGATCTGGATGTGCTGATTATCCTTCGCGAAGGCGATAGGAATCGGAAGCGAGCAGTTCGCCATATCGGTCACAGCCTGGCTATCCTGTCCGAGGTTGTCCCATCAATCATGGTGTATACGCGGGAGGAATGGGCGTTGCGAAGGCACGGTGGCTCGCCGTTCTACGGGGCAGTCGTGCGTGACGGGGTGCGGGTGGCATGA
- a CDS encoding protein of unknown function (Evidence 5 : No homology to any previously reported sequences) produces the protein MRPTIGCSSAILTSCEIPNERWHPHVPPQDLPVFHCLSILRFAVFFKAKCAGGYELNAITILPRCLRTWRRGTYPWPKRSLSVMLKHSLTLIGGNHIMLAVNLPYPTLPTSLAAIPLRRLKVRLSDEANF, from the coding sequence GTGCGCCCGACGATTGGCTGCTCGTCCGCCATATTGACCTCCTGTGAGATACCCAATGAGCGTTGGCACCCCCATGTGCCGCCACAAGACCTCCCAGTATTCCACTGCCTAAGCATCTTACGTTTTGCCGTATTCTTCAAGGCCAAATGTGCGGGAGGGTATGAACTTAACGCCATCACTATCTTGCCTCGCTGTCTCAGGACCTGGAGGCGGGGAACCTACCCGTGGCCTAAGCGATCTCTCAGTGTCATGCTGAAGCACTCGTTGACCCTAATTGGCGGAAACCATATAATGTTGGCAGTGAACCTGCCGTATCCCACGTTGCCCACATCTTTAGCTGCGATACCTCTCAGGCGTTTGAAGGTAAGGTTAAGTGATGAAGCTAACTTCTGA
- a CDS encoding protein of unknown function (Evidence 5 : No homology to any previously reported sequences) — translation MADEQPIVGRTKHAELTLDQIAELQPGLGQLMPLMSERYWICYYAAKGGNWALAAYQLNGLRSLFKKANTTRPKYKAMLESYTKTIFDPLALHIQTKSFAEFEKCYLQGIELANKMHGSTNHPEIIWKLPPTPPQHLEMGPCL, via the coding sequence ATGGCGGACGAGCAGCCAATCGTCGGGCGCACAAAACATGCAGAATTGACACTTGACCAGATCGCCGAACTGCAACCTGGGTTAGGTCAGTTAATGCCGCTGATGAGTGAACGCTACTGGATCTGCTATTACGCCGCCAAGGGCGGCAATTGGGCACTGGCCGCTTATCAGCTCAACGGCCTGCGAAGTCTGTTCAAAAAGGCTAATACGACACGGCCAAAGTACAAAGCGATGCTCGAGAGCTACACTAAGACAATCTTCGACCCACTTGCGCTGCACATCCAGACCAAAAGCTTCGCCGAGTTCGAGAAGTGCTACCTGCAGGGTATCGAACTGGCCAACAAGATGCACGGGTCTACTAATCACCCTGAGATTATCTGGAAGCTTCCGCCCACTCCTCCGCAACATCTGGAGATGGGTCCGTGTCTGTAG
- a CDS encoding exported protein of unknown function (Evidence 5 : No homology to any previously reported sequences), which produces MKRLIALAVALFVCVAFESVAQETPPDGLTLRQGDMKIVKVADGAKASDLLGVIEIGGASSAIPIFSKGGALYGIVAVDLYQQPGAYRMTVYEAATKRALSTKTLIVKQGEFEKSVSPRWNTQVFGQTDLDRIAREKKAITEALQTSSPLPLWQDGTIDPIEKTDHTGLMTTPFGQIRMNPTQDWYRFHRGTDFQAPEGFAIRAIAAGKVAHLGHNYLLEGNITVIDHGLGIFSSYLHQSAFLVKVGDEVKKGDVIGRVGSTGNSNAPHLHLALRIGAALVDPTQFIEAMRQP; this is translated from the coding sequence ATGAAAAGATTGATCGCTCTTGCTGTAGCTCTGTTTGTCTGCGTGGCCTTCGAGTCGGTCGCTCAAGAGACGCCGCCGGATGGGCTGACGCTCCGTCAGGGAGACATGAAGATAGTGAAGGTTGCCGACGGCGCGAAAGCTTCAGACCTTCTGGGTGTCATAGAAATCGGCGGCGCATCCTCCGCTATCCCGATATTCAGCAAGGGGGGTGCGCTATACGGAATTGTCGCGGTGGATTTATACCAGCAACCCGGCGCATACCGGATGACGGTGTATGAGGCGGCAACCAAACGAGCGTTATCGACGAAAACACTGATCGTCAAACAAGGAGAATTTGAGAAGAGCGTCAGCCCGCGCTGGAACACACAGGTCTTTGGCCAAACCGATCTCGACAGAATCGCCAGAGAGAAAAAGGCGATTACTGAGGCTCTTCAGACCTCTTCACCTCTGCCACTCTGGCAGGACGGAACGATCGACCCGATTGAAAAAACCGACCATACCGGATTGATGACGACCCCCTTCGGCCAGATTCGGATGAACCCTACCCAAGACTGGTACCGGTTTCATCGGGGAACCGATTTTCAGGCTCCAGAGGGCTTTGCGATACGGGCGATTGCCGCCGGAAAGGTCGCGCACCTCGGCCATAATTATCTCTTGGAAGGCAATATTACGGTGATTGATCACGGTCTGGGGATCTTTTCTTCGTATCTGCATCAGTCGGCGTTTCTCGTGAAGGTTGGGGATGAGGTCAAGAAGGGAGATGTCATCGGACGGGTCGGGAGCACCGGCAACAGTAATGCTCCCCACTTACACCTTGCGCTCAGGATCGGCGCCGCGCTGGTCGATCCGACACAATTTATTGAAGCGATGCGTCAACCCTGA
- a CDS encoding exported protein of unknown function (Evidence 5 : No homology to any previously reported sequences) translates to MQALYRNLLVTTLCVAVSVLMFDGVSHANGGHSVSKVKVKVRAELEPFDTSPEPDAEGQARHHKEIRKGVIKKDEFKGMVTIPVPSPDLGITRDNAKNADVRLILSHDTIDYAECLLKFGGFEDEDDDSDDDDEAAQAHFRVHVRTKHGAAVAKKGTCDINLTTVAVDLGVPDVQDGDLATITLVTDSNNRGTDIDFLEGTFE, encoded by the coding sequence ATGCAAGCGTTATATAGGAACCTTTTGGTAACCACTCTCTGTGTCGCTGTATCGGTTCTCATGTTTGACGGTGTCAGTCATGCGAATGGCGGCCACTCGGTTTCAAAGGTAAAGGTCAAGGTCAGGGCAGAGCTTGAACCGTTCGACACGTCTCCCGAACCGGATGCCGAGGGCCAGGCAAGGCACCATAAGGAGATCCGGAAGGGAGTAATAAAGAAAGACGAATTCAAGGGAATGGTGACCATTCCGGTTCCTTCACCCGACTTGGGAATTACGAGAGACAACGCAAAAAACGCTGATGTCCGCCTGATTCTGAGCCATGATACTATCGACTATGCCGAGTGCCTTCTGAAGTTCGGCGGGTTCGAGGATGAGGATGACGATAGTGACGATGACGATGAGGCGGCTCAGGCGCATTTTAGGGTCCATGTACGGACAAAGCACGGGGCTGCAGTCGCGAAGAAGGGTACGTGCGACATCAACTTGACTACAGTCGCCGTCGACCTGGGTGTTCCGGACGTACAGGACGGCGATCTGGCTACGATCACGCTTGTGACAGACTCTAATAATCGAGGCACGGATATAGATTTCCTGGAGGGCACCTTCGAGTAG
- a CDS encoding conserved hypothetical protein; YebC-like (Evidence 4 : Homologs of previously reported genes of unknown function): MSGHSKWSGIKHKKAKVDAQRGRVFTKLIREITVAARAGGGDPDGNPRLRLAVEKAKAVNMPQDNIQRAIQKGTGELPGTSYEEYIYEGYGPGGVAVLLEIVTDNKNRTAPEIRKAFAKYGGNLGESGCVAWMFDKKGLIQVYTSEADEDRLLGVVLEAGAEDVRRSDDTFEVITAPKDLERVKASLTKEKIGIAEGEVTMLPQNTVKLEGKQAQQMLQLMETLEEHDDVQNVYANFDIPDEIMAAATG; this comes from the coding sequence ATGTCTGGACATTCCAAATGGTCGGGCATCAAACACAAGAAGGCTAAGGTAGATGCCCAACGGGGTCGTGTATTTACCAAGTTGATCAGGGAGATCACAGTGGCCGCCAGGGCGGGTGGCGGCGATCCGGACGGGAATCCTCGCCTTCGATTGGCGGTCGAGAAGGCCAAAGCTGTCAACATGCCCCAGGACAACATCCAGCGAGCCATCCAGAAGGGGACAGGCGAACTCCCCGGCACCTCCTACGAGGAGTATATCTATGAGGGATATGGGCCGGGAGGCGTCGCGGTCTTACTGGAGATCGTAACCGATAATAAGAACCGAACCGCCCCGGAGATCCGCAAAGCGTTTGCCAAGTACGGGGGCAACCTTGGGGAATCGGGATGCGTCGCCTGGATGTTTGATAAGAAGGGGCTGATTCAAGTATACACATCCGAGGCGGACGAGGATCGGCTGCTGGGCGTGGTACTGGAGGCAGGCGCCGAGGATGTTCGACGGTCGGACGACACCTTCGAGGTCATCACTGCGCCAAAAGACCTGGAGCGGGTGAAGGCATCACTGACGAAGGAGAAGATCGGGATCGCCGAGGGCGAAGTGACCATGCTGCCCCAGAACACCGTCAAGCTGGAAGGAAAACAGGCACAGCAGATGCTCCAGTTGATGGAAACGCTCGAAGAGCATGACGACGTGCAGAATGTGTACGCGAACTTCGACATCCCGGACGAGATCATGGCTGCAGCGACCGGCTAG